From Nostoc flagelliforme CCNUN1, a single genomic window includes:
- a CDS encoding ExeA family protein — protein MLSDVMTYFGLKRTLDHVGYFETQEQTNLFKELKPQIRQGRLIALTGVVGCGKTTTLQRLQLELSSEKDIIISRCLAIDKDKVSVGVLMSALFCDLSTEKDAKPPTQPELRERKFLALIQKCRKPVVLFVDEAHDIHHGTLVKIKRLIELVRQNGCTLSVVLLGHPKLKNDLRRPSLEEIGARTNIFSLEGIRGHQVEYIKWLLSECIHDDYLPEDLITNEAIAFLAERLTTPLQIEHYLQRAFEDAYQAATKPVTLGMAEAVLTVGLNDLEPRLIRHGYTKTVLAELLNIRVSEVNSFLHAQLPPGRTQDLRDQMLKIGIPLYASEGN, from the coding sequence ATGTTGAGTGATGTCATGACTTATTTTGGACTTAAACGTACCTTAGATCATGTGGGCTATTTTGAGACCCAAGAACAGACAAATCTATTCAAAGAACTCAAACCCCAAATTAGGCAAGGTCGTTTGATTGCTCTAACAGGTGTTGTTGGTTGTGGTAAAACAACGACTTTACAACGACTGCAATTAGAATTGTCCTCCGAAAAAGACATTATTATTTCTCGTTGCCTTGCAATTGACAAAGATAAGGTCAGTGTCGGGGTTTTGATGAGTGCTTTGTTTTGCGATTTAAGTACAGAAAAGGACGCTAAACCACCGACCCAACCAGAACTCAGAGAACGAAAATTCTTAGCTTTAATTCAAAAATGCCGTAAGCCTGTAGTGCTTTTTGTGGATGAAGCTCATGACATTCATCACGGTACGTTAGTCAAAATTAAGCGTTTAATTGAATTGGTACGCCAGAATGGTTGCACTTTATCTGTAGTGCTGCTGGGACATCCCAAATTGAAAAATGATTTGCGTCGACCATCTTTGGAAGAGATTGGTGCTAGAACCAATATTTTTAGTTTAGAAGGTATTAGAGGACATCAAGTTGAGTATATAAAATGGCTGTTGAGCGAGTGTATTCACGATGATTATCTGCCTGAAGATTTGATTACCAATGAGGCAATTGCATTTTTGGCAGAACGATTGACGACTCCATTGCAAATCGAACATTATTTGCAGAGGGCTTTTGAAGACGCTTATCAAGCAGCAACGAAGCCTGTCACTCTTGGTATGGCTGAAGCTGTCTTGACTGTGGGACTTAACGATTTAGAACCTCGCTTAATACGGCATGGTTACACGAAGACAGTACTAGCTGAGTTATTAAATATACGAGTAAGCGAGGTAAATTCTTTTTTACACGCTCAGTTGCCTCCTGGTCGAACCCAAGATTTGAGAGACCAGATGTTAAAAATTGGAATTCCCTTGTATGCGTCAGAGGGAAATTAA
- a CDS encoding IS481 family transposase, producing the protein MPIDTIVDLRRRLEQLPPRSPSRRVLVQEIAQLYGISEDTVYRTLREGNVVRPVRRVDCDVPRVIPKAGLERYCEIIAAIKIRTSNRKGRHLSTVQAIRLLEEDGINTPDGHLRVPVGLLKPTTVNRYLNKWGYDRDTLLRQPPAVRFQAEYSNQCWHFDLSPSDLKHVKAPAFLEPGRGHPLLMLYSVVDDRSGFAYQEYHGVYGEDVEAALRFMFAAMSLKSETDFPFQGIPQMLYMDNGPIAKSLVFQKVMGYLGIEVRTHLPNGKDGRRVTARSKGKVERPFRTVKEMHETLYHLHEPETEAEANAWLMKFLLHYNSRPHRSEPHSRMEDWVSNLPSNGIRQMCNWERFCTFARSPERRKVGIDARVTVEGVAYEVEPDLAGETVVLWWGLFDNELYVEHGERRYGPFLPVDGPIPLHRYRSFKKTRTQKRADRIESLAKQLSLPNSVIGKGNPPEFGSSTTQLKVQPFVDPNPFQELTFSTVIAAKLAIADYLARPLAKLTPEQMAYINAVLVSTLNKQEVMKQIRDFFNPLSGTSHVE; encoded by the coding sequence ATACCAATTGATACAATCGTAGACCTACGTCGTCGCTTAGAGCAGCTACCACCGCGCAGTCCATCTCGTCGGGTATTAGTCCAAGAAATAGCTCAACTGTATGGCATTTCCGAAGATACTGTGTATCGAACACTACGAGAAGGAAATGTTGTTCGCCCAGTGCGGCGCGTTGATTGTGATGTCCCGCGTGTGATTCCTAAAGCCGGACTAGAGCGATACTGCGAAATCATTGCTGCCATTAAAATACGCACATCTAACCGCAAAGGTCGCCATTTATCTACCGTGCAAGCAATTCGCTTATTGGAAGAAGATGGCATCAACACACCAGATGGTCATCTTCGCGTTCCAGTCGGTTTGCTCAAACCAACCACCGTCAATCGTTATCTCAACAAATGGGGTTACGACCGCGATACCCTGCTGCGACAACCACCTGCTGTTCGCTTCCAGGCAGAATATAGCAATCAATGTTGGCATTTTGACCTCAGTCCATCAGACCTCAAGCACGTAAAAGCACCAGCCTTCCTAGAACCGGGACGTGGACATCCCTTGTTGATGCTTTATAGTGTCGTGGATGACCGTAGTGGTTTTGCATACCAAGAATACCACGGTGTTTACGGTGAAGATGTGGAGGCAGCACTGCGGTTTATGTTTGCCGCCATGTCACTCAAGTCGGAGACTGACTTTCCCTTTCAAGGCATTCCCCAAATGCTGTATATGGACAATGGGCCCATTGCCAAGAGCTTAGTGTTTCAAAAAGTAATGGGTTATTTGGGGATTGAAGTACGTACCCATTTACCAAATGGCAAAGATGGACGACGGGTGACAGCTCGTTCTAAGGGGAAGGTGGAACGACCGTTTCGCACTGTTAAAGAAATGCACGAAACTCTCTACCATCTGCATGAACCGGAGACCGAAGCTGAGGCAAACGCTTGGTTGATGAAGTTTTTGCTCCATTACAATAGCCGACCCCATCGCAGCGAACCCCATTCCCGGATGGAAGACTGGGTGAGCAATTTACCTAGTAACGGTATCCGTCAAATGTGTAATTGGGAACGTTTTTGTACATTTGCACGCTCCCCAGAACGCCGTAAGGTAGGCATCGATGCTCGCGTTACGGTTGAGGGGGTGGCTTATGAGGTGGAGCCAGATTTGGCTGGAGAAACTGTAGTTCTGTGGTGGGGCTTGTTCGATAACGAACTGTACGTAGAACATGGTGAACGTCGCTATGGGCCGTTTCTGCCTGTGGATGGCCCAATCCCCCTACATCGCTACCGTAGTTTTAAGAAAACACGAACACAGAAACGGGCTGACCGAATTGAATCTTTGGCTAAACAGTTGTCTTTACCGAACTCTGTGATTGGTAAAGGCAACCCGCCTGAATTCGGGAGTAGTACAACCCAACTAAAGGTGCAGCCTTTTGTAGACCCCAATCCATTTCAAGAACTGACATTCAGCACGGTGATTGCAGCCAAATTAGCGATCGCCGATTATTTGGCACGCCCATTAGCCAAACTCACCCCTGAACAAATGGCTTATATTAATGCGGTTCTGGTGTCTACTCTCAATAAGCAGGAGGTAATGAAACAAATTCGAGATTTCTTTAACCCATTATCAGGTACGAGCCATGTTGAGTGA
- a CDS encoding recombinase family protein, translated as MVIYAYLRVSSDRQDLHNQRHGILEYANIHALSPIQFIEDTVSGREKWSERGVGQLLTQTALESDVVIFSEVSRMARSTLQVLEMLECCVRRGINVHIVKLGMVLDDSMQSRITATVLGLAAEIERELIVLRTTEALAKRKAEGKTLGRPKGRQSAHLKLDTREAEIRSYLAKGMSKRSIAKLVDCSPSTLYDWLSRKHLHSRHDKLVEKS; from the coding sequence ATGGTTATTTATGCTTATTTAAGAGTCTCCAGCGATCGCCAAGACCTACACAACCAACGACATGGCATTTTGGAGTATGCCAACATACACGCTTTGAGTCCCATCCAGTTTATTGAAGACACAGTTTCTGGACGAGAGAAATGGTCGGAGCGAGGTGTAGGACAACTACTGACTCAAACTGCCCTTGAATCCGATGTAGTAATTTTCTCAGAAGTCAGTCGGATGGCACGCTCTACTCTACAAGTATTAGAAATGCTAGAGTGCTGCGTGCGCCGAGGAATTAACGTCCATATCGTAAAACTTGGTATGGTGCTAGATGATTCAATGCAAAGCCGAATCACAGCAACAGTTTTGGGCTTGGCAGCAGAAATCGAACGGGAATTGATTGTACTCAGAACAACCGAAGCATTAGCCAAACGAAAAGCTGAAGGAAAAACCTTAGGACGACCCAAAGGACGACAATCCGCACATTTAAAACTGGACACAAGGGAAGCAGAAATTCGCAGTTATTTAGCCAAAGGAATGAGCAAACGGTCAATTGCCAAACTAGTCGATTGTTCACCTTCCACCCTTTATGATTGGTTGTCACGTAAACATCTCCACTCACGCCACGACAAATTGGTGGAGAAATCATAA
- a CDS encoding IS630 family transposase: protein MGTSLQSLRYKSTVISAYRWSSPFFPSEVKSAIDSEIRQALEFAATPPQQRQQTITQKPRWTLKRLAAWIDKQFNLKCCRESIRKTLKNLGFSWKKARKLLNKANSKKRREFLEKLKGLLDDALHNGHLLIFIDEAHIHLDSDEGYGWSVKGERFWVSSNSPGRAKVSFYGIYVYNYAKVKIFPYLKADQFNTIDVLKHLRTEFPDQEVTLIWDGAPYHRAQLVNEALQVLQINLQPLPSYSPDFMPVEHLWQWLREDVTYHTCYQSAAELIERVHLFEQDIHSNPFEISDRLWVKNHLDPDEEKLRVST, encoded by the coding sequence GTGGGTACATCGTTACAATCTCTCAGGTATAAAAGCACTGTTATATCAGCGTACAGGTGGTCATCCCCCTTTTTTCCCTCAGAAGTAAAGTCAGCAATTGATTCTGAGATTCGTCAAGCTCTTGAGTTTGCAGCAACACCACCCCAACAAAGACAACAGACAATAACGCAAAAGCCTCGTTGGACATTGAAGCGTTTAGCGGCTTGGATTGACAAACAGTTCAATCTCAAATGTTGCCGAGAGTCAATACGTAAGACTCTCAAGAACTTAGGGTTTTCGTGGAAAAAAGCACGTAAACTTTTAAATAAAGCTAACAGTAAAAAACGTAGAGAGTTTCTAGAAAAACTCAAGGGTTTGCTTGATGATGCTCTCCATAATGGTCATTTGCTAATTTTTATCGACGAGGCACATATTCATCTTGATAGCGATGAAGGCTATGGTTGGTCAGTTAAAGGTGAGCGTTTTTGGGTCAGTTCCAACTCTCCAGGAAGAGCCAAGGTTTCCTTTTATGGGATCTATGTTTATAACTATGCCAAAGTCAAAATTTTTCCTTACCTGAAAGCTGACCAATTCAATACGATTGATGTTTTAAAGCATCTAAGAACTGAATTTCCAGACCAAGAGGTCACTTTAATTTGGGATGGTGCTCCCTATCATCGTGCACAATTGGTAAACGAAGCATTGCAAGTCTTACAAATAAACTTGCAACCCTTACCTAGTTACAGTCCTGATTTTATGCCTGTCGAACACCTGTGGCAGTGGTTGCGTGAAGATGTTACTTATCACACGTGCTATCAATCTGCTGCTGAACTGATTGAACGTGTTCATTTATTTGAACAAGACATTCATTCTAACCCCTTTGAAATTAGCGATCGCCTATGGGTAAAAAATCACCTTGACCCTGACGAGGAAAAACTACGGGTTTCAACGTAG
- a CDS encoding helix-turn-helix domain-containing protein: MLRVECDRWNESASKLREEALKANHARTRERLMALYEICNGKSATKVGRETGRNPQTVMEWVHRYNLSGIKALLYQRTGGHPPFFPQK, encoded by the coding sequence ATGCTCAGAGTAGAATGCGATCGCTGGAATGAAAGTGCCTCAAAATTGAGAGAAGAAGCATTAAAAGCGAATCATGCTCGTACTCGCGAGCGTTTAATGGCACTGTACGAAATATGTAACGGAAAAAGTGCGACAAAGGTAGGCAGAGAAACAGGGCGTAACCCTCAGACAGTAATGGAGTGGGTACATCGTTACAATCTCTCAGGTATAAAAGCACTGTTATATCAGCGTACAGGTGGTCATCCCCCTTTTTTCCCTCAGAAGTAA
- a CDS encoding helix-turn-helix domain-containing protein, which produces MAANDLNPQLPLIVNLNLINQEGQENIDLSKLIIEIDSTLFPNQEQFLKALRSHLLQSLKEVPVTTSINLRQIENNYFENAEDELYPPVTKSQTEKSQKSIQENESYFETPANSIQNTSITVRQSKLFKSQDFEAIPTAALMFSSIDSQIKKELWKQNEDGIAYLQHRAKGDSQNFIEHYIANPGDISMLPWDEALQIIDKFGFNSAKLHLIFAAYAMKQERPWESLFILNASDLIKDMGWDQRTDLPKHKKLSEIAKTAFALDCLLVKAVWIEGRNKKGGINASTPVGRMWNITVVPYGQINLQGKIEEPNEVQLIIQPGAWTQHFLNRAGAKSRDALYQFGYLAQQVLKIDPYHDELALRLAIYLTLDSRIRLDGNYKVQELLEIAFVKPIIDKARLDRRRAYDLKQHWDSAIKLLLKLGWQIAFDPETYPEELRPDSKDKKPKGYLDKLLDAKLTIKPPTPIPELIASKAKLTVERSQLKVKPKVEQLQPKAKPTQEQHISLTSSQVKEARIAKGWSQAKLAGFIGVSQNLISLIERGERTFNPQLATQIQTLLDIQD; this is translated from the coding sequence ATGGCAGCAAATGATTTAAATCCGCAACTTCCATTAATAGTAAATCTAAACTTGATTAATCAAGAAGGTCAGGAAAACATTGACCTCAGTAAATTAATCATAGAAATTGATTCAACTCTATTTCCTAACCAGGAACAATTTCTAAAAGCTTTACGCAGTCATTTGTTACAGTCTCTCAAAGAAGTTCCTGTAACAACTTCCATCAATCTGAGACAAATAGAAAACAATTATTTTGAAAATGCCGAAGATGAATTATATCCTCCAGTTACAAAATCTCAAACGGAGAAAAGTCAAAAGAGTATTCAGGAAAACGAAAGTTATTTTGAAACTCCAGCTAATTCCATCCAAAATACTTCAATCACAGTTAGACAATCAAAATTATTTAAGTCCCAAGACTTTGAAGCTATTCCAACAGCAGCACTTATGTTTTCCAGTATTGACTCTCAAATCAAAAAAGAATTGTGGAAGCAAAATGAAGATGGGATAGCCTACTTACAACATAGAGCTAAGGGCGATTCTCAAAACTTCATTGAGCATTATATTGCCAACCCCGGTGATATTTCCATGCTCCCTTGGGATGAAGCACTGCAAATCATTGATAAATTTGGGTTTAACAGCGCCAAACTGCACTTAATCTTTGCTGCCTATGCAATGAAACAGGAAAGACCGTGGGAAAGCTTATTTATTCTCAATGCCAGCGACTTAATAAAAGATATGGGTTGGGATCAGCGAACTGATTTACCCAAACATAAAAAACTCTCAGAAATAGCCAAAACTGCGTTTGCATTAGATTGTTTATTAGTTAAAGCAGTATGGATAGAAGGTAGGAACAAAAAAGGTGGAATAAATGCTAGTACCCCTGTAGGTCGAATGTGGAACATTACAGTTGTGCCCTATGGTCAGATAAATTTACAAGGGAAAATAGAAGAGCCTAATGAAGTTCAGTTAATTATTCAACCCGGTGCTTGGACTCAACATTTTTTGAACAGAGCAGGAGCAAAATCAAGGGACGCTTTATATCAGTTTGGCTACTTAGCCCAACAAGTTTTGAAAATTGATCCCTACCATGATGAACTCGCACTAAGGCTGGCTATATATCTAACATTAGATAGTCGAATTCGCCTTGATGGAAATTACAAAGTACAGGAGCTATTAGAAATTGCATTTGTCAAACCGATTATAGATAAAGCTCGATTAGATCGCCGCCGAGCCTATGACTTAAAACAGCACTGGGATAGTGCCATAAAGCTACTACTAAAACTAGGCTGGCAGATTGCATTTGACCCCGAAACTTACCCCGAAGAGCTAAGACCAGACTCCAAGGATAAGAAACCTAAAGGCTACCTTGATAAGCTGTTGGATGCAAAACTCACCATCAAACCCCCAACCCCTATCCCGGAACTTATAGCATCAAAGGCCAAACTCACGGTTGAACGATCGCAATTGAAAGTTAAACCCAAAGTAGAACAGTTACAGCCCAAAGCCAAGCCCACACAGGAACAACACATCAGCTTGACTAGCAGTCAAGTTAAAGAAGCACGTATTGCTAAAGGCTGGTCGCAAGCGAAACTGGCTGGTTTTATCGGCGTATCTCAAAACCTTATTTCCCTGATTGAACGGGGTGAGCGCACCTTCAATCCACAGCTAGCCACCCAGATCCAAACGCTTCTAGATATCCAAGACTAA
- a CDS encoding PriCT-2 domain-containing protein, with amino-acid sequence MTNPVVESRRTALSGKKSIYDSAFLPPVIPSNKIKFAFNATGRNKDWDFKKLAANFQDTEGTLADVQHHIKAGHAICAGLLGGKWRSKANVIGSQWLLLDIDNSDVARDEDGKPIKDENGNSIKVYDHQLTIEEALVHPFIKKHCALIYTTASHKPEWHKFRLIFLLPQYVQGADTVEACTRFLMQQLPHDPACKDASRVFYGSTEAEFPLVNPEATLPAEWISEAIALALHEREEYQLRIQEIESRRKQWLSISLTEGWNIDQLIQQALSFIPPRTPGSGNYDECRQVLMALVNHYGATDAEIIAEQWSPSIKGDTWNIHAKIRSFRRGGITLGTLFHIAKQYGFRFPQRQYQEFSPKLRTITREQWLATHGIKREVEDFVKSLTQVADKAHKFIGEVIYQPTPTTPTTPAQTKKLDVDVWFNPEDRTQAYLDAAKSGKKFILDITHAGGGKSHTAGAFTPEQFGVTKLFYISAEHRNPTVATLEAWTDLPVRHNGLVASDTKLTPLGNPHIHWPQFGEEPNIEGTCYRTPLFHALAAKGYQTETNAEASLNPICNACKHRANCAGYDSTGSPLEKIKGATFRRDRRNALSTPRIRANINSLPTPEDITSSGAFVDEVNRQLQPVDFTEVSLSDFDYTMMEVQTKLPQIYNKIQNLILPVRSLLTGEIPPRQETYHGYSDYMVRQFLGEIPDDLPSIINQLETIAPNIEELVQEADSVNLDGVEGDHKSVNRNTLKFIRAHLNKQATSETKRNIDNLPVRWLVPLLEVIGNLKTGALRVKGKKLIIGTNTTRQSDVLKALDFVFLMDATAKRQTVAKQLGVNPEEILVISEVQPDYSNLTIHQIKGFGLLGKDRSEPLKARISALRKELDQRHKGKIGYIDHKSSKSSGDGHWFVDNRGSNAYQELDALCSFGTPYQDIGALQQSYITTTGDRDVSVDSENFQDFVDEQVQAEVIQCAGRLRANRRPESELTYYVVSDKDLSYLLSYYPGCTLTQSLAFDITPLAGTAKQQTRWAILQGFKQLVAAGAQIKQKTIASIAGISQSLVSKTALEFGGWKTLKKILLALYSSLYRSSNIFPDVLSEDERWFIDEYFPLLFDDYPSNPEAVVKEVVKIAIAQGCQSFQRIMNGVRVDIKAWIIDSLISILPPEILELVRREHPLTT; translated from the coding sequence ATGACAAACCCCGTAGTTGAGAGCAGAAGAACGGCGCTATCAGGGAAAAAATCTATTTACGATAGCGCGTTTTTACCCCCAGTCATACCTAGTAATAAAATCAAGTTTGCGTTTAATGCCACAGGCAGAAATAAAGACTGGGACTTTAAGAAACTTGCCGCCAACTTTCAAGATACAGAAGGCACTCTAGCCGATGTCCAGCACCACATTAAAGCAGGTCACGCCATCTGTGCCGGATTGTTAGGCGGGAAATGGCGCAGTAAGGCTAATGTCATCGGTTCTCAGTGGCTACTACTCGACATCGATAATTCTGATGTTGCCCGTGATGAGGATGGCAAGCCAATTAAGGATGAAAACGGCAATTCCATCAAGGTTTACGATCACCAATTAACCATTGAAGAAGCGTTAGTCCATCCCTTCATTAAAAAACACTGTGCTTTAATTTACACGACTGCCAGCCATAAACCAGAATGGCATAAATTTCGGTTGATTTTCCTTCTGCCCCAATATGTTCAGGGTGCTGACACTGTAGAAGCTTGTACACGCTTCCTGATGCAGCAGTTACCGCATGATCCAGCTTGTAAGGATGCAAGTCGTGTTTTCTACGGCAGCACAGAGGCAGAATTCCCGCTAGTCAACCCTGAAGCCACTTTACCAGCAGAATGGATAAGTGAGGCGATCGCTCTAGCGCTGCATGAACGGGAGGAGTATCAGCTAAGAATTCAAGAAATTGAGTCACGGCGTAAACAGTGGCTTTCGATTTCCCTCACTGAAGGCTGGAATATTGACCAGCTAATCCAACAAGCGCTTTCATTCATCCCACCACGCACCCCAGGAAGCGGCAACTATGACGAATGCCGTCAGGTGTTGATGGCGCTGGTTAATCATTATGGGGCAACAGATGCGGAAATTATAGCAGAACAGTGGTCGCCCAGTATCAAAGGCGATACTTGGAACATCCACGCTAAGATTCGCAGTTTTCGGCGTGGGGGAATTACTTTAGGAACACTGTTTCACATTGCCAAACAGTATGGTTTTCGCTTTCCGCAACGGCAGTACCAGGAATTTAGCCCGAAATTACGCACAATAACCCGTGAGCAATGGCTTGCCACACACGGCATTAAGAGAGAAGTTGAAGATTTCGTTAAATCTCTGACGCAAGTAGCAGATAAAGCGCATAAATTCATCGGCGAGGTAATTTACCAGCCCACACCAACCACACCCACCACACCCGCACAAACCAAAAAATTAGATGTTGATGTTTGGTTTAATCCTGAAGACCGCACACAGGCTTACCTGGATGCTGCTAAATCGGGCAAGAAATTCATTTTGGACATAACCCACGCTGGCGGCGGCAAAAGCCACACTGCCGGGGCATTTACACCAGAGCAGTTCGGTGTAACAAAACTATTTTACATCAGTGCCGAACACCGGAACCCAACCGTCGCCACACTCGAAGCATGGACTGACTTACCAGTGCGGCACAACGGATTAGTAGCGTCGGACACTAAACTTACACCACTCGGCAATCCACACATTCACTGGCCACAATTTGGAGAAGAACCAAATATTGAAGGCACTTGTTACCGCACCCCTTTATTTCATGCCCTAGCAGCTAAAGGATATCAAACCGAAACCAATGCCGAAGCTTCATTAAATCCCATCTGCAACGCCTGTAAACATCGCGCTAACTGTGCCGGATATGACAGTACAGGTTCGCCACTAGAGAAAATAAAGGGCGCTACATTCAGAAGAGATCGCCGTAATGCTCTATCAACTCCTCGCATTCGTGCAAATATTAACTCACTTCCCACACCGGAGGATATCACTTCATCAGGCGCATTCGTTGATGAAGTCAACAGACAATTACAACCCGTTGATTTTACAGAAGTATCTTTAAGTGACTTTGACTACACCATGATGGAGGTACAGACCAAATTACCGCAAATCTACAACAAAATCCAAAACTTAATCTTGCCAGTGCGATCGCTGTTAACGGGTGAAATTCCTCCTCGTCAAGAAACCTACCACGGTTACTCTGATTATATGGTCAGGCAATTCTTGGGCGAAATTCCCGATGATTTACCCTCAATCATCAACCAGTTAGAAACTATCGCCCCAAATATTGAGGAATTGGTGCAAGAGGCTGATAGTGTAAATCTTGATGGGGTGGAGGGAGATCATAAATCGGTAAACCGAAACACCTTAAAATTTATCAGGGCCCACCTGAATAAACAAGCGACGAGTGAAACAAAAAGAAATATTGACAATTTACCCGTGAGGTGGTTAGTTCCATTGCTAGAGGTAATTGGCAACTTGAAAACAGGGGCATTAAGGGTCAAAGGCAAAAAGCTGATCATTGGCACTAATACCACACGTCAAAGTGATGTACTTAAAGCTTTGGACTTTGTTTTCCTGATGGATGCCACTGCAAAGCGTCAAACTGTGGCAAAACAGTTGGGGGTTAACCCGGAGGAAATACTTGTAATATCTGAAGTGCAACCCGATTACTCAAACTTGACCATACACCAAATAAAAGGCTTTGGGTTGCTGGGTAAAGATCGGAGTGAACCGTTAAAAGCACGGATTAGCGCACTGAGAAAAGAACTTGACCAACGCCACAAGGGAAAAATTGGATATATTGACCATAAATCCTCGAAAAGTTCAGGTGATGGTCATTGGTTCGTTGACAATCGCGGTAGTAATGCCTATCAGGAATTAGATGCACTTTGTAGCTTTGGCACTCCCTACCAGGATATTGGGGCATTACAGCAGAGTTATATTACTACGACTGGCGATCGCGATGTAAGTGTTGATAGCGAAAATTTCCAAGATTTCGTTGATGAACAAGTTCAAGCTGAAGTTATCCAGTGTGCTGGAAGACTCAGAGCCAACCGCAGACCAGAGTCCGAACTAACCTACTACGTGGTCAGTGACAAAGACTTGTCTTATTTGCTCTCTTATTACCCCGGTTGCACACTAACACAATCACTTGCATTCGATATTACACCACTTGCCGGTACAGCCAAGCAACAAACACGTTGGGCAATACTGCAAGGATTTAAACAATTGGTAGCAGCTGGGGCCCAAATCAAACAGAAGACCATTGCATCGATTGCGGGGATAAGTCAGAGTTTAGTGAGCAAAACTGCTCTTGAATTTGGGGGATGGAAAACCCTGAAAAAAATATTACTAGCCCTATATAGCTCCTTATATAGGAGTAGTAATATTTTTCCCGATGTGCTGAGTGAGGATGAAAGGTGGTTTATTGACGAATATTTCCCATTGCTTTTTGACGACTATCCTTCTAACCCCGAAGCCGTGGTTAAAGAGGTGGTGAAAATCGCTATAGCTCAAGGCTGTCAATCATTCCAACGAATTATGAATGGTGTACGTGTAGATATTAAAGCTTGGATAATTGATTCGCTCATATCAATTCTTCCCCCAGAAATTTTGGAATTAGTCAGGCGTGAGCATCCACTGACCACCTAA
- a CDS encoding plasmid mobilization protein, whose amino-acid sequence MPPYIRSNRHLTTPVFGLEASHALKLTLYLAPLGRRLVQGAHPLKKPRVALYPKPLVMANRKQSKRLVRKHLFSLRLSDIELDLLRIKSLDAGMSASELMRRNGLLRPLPKRLSKISLQTYWELGQIGNNLNQLVRATNTAILRGRTPPANPELLQELLELLHQCRRDIASDDVDDDDSEEESDDWEADEG is encoded by the coding sequence GTGCCTCCGTACATACGTAGCAATCGACACCTCACTACCCCCGTATTTGGGCTTGAAGCCAGCCATGCCTTAAAGCTTACGCTTTACCTCGCTCCGCTCGGACGGCGGCTGGTTCAAGGGGCGCACCCCCTTAAAAAACCCCGCGTCGCTTTGTACCCTAAACCTCTGGTTATGGCTAATCGCAAGCAGTCAAAAAGACTCGTTAGAAAGCATCTCTTTTCACTGAGGCTGAGTGATATTGAGTTGGATCTGCTGCGGATAAAATCACTTGATGCGGGAATGTCAGCAAGTGAATTAATGAGGCGTAATGGATTGTTGCGACCACTGCCCAAACGACTGAGTAAAATTAGCTTACAAACATATTGGGAATTAGGACAAATCGGTAACAACTTAAACCAACTCGTTAGAGCCACCAACACAGCAATACTCAGGGGGCGTACTCCACCAGCCAATCCAGAACTGTTACAAGAACTTTTAGAACTGCTGCATCAGTGTAGGCGAGACATTGCCTCTGATGATGTTGATGATGACGACTCAGAAGAGGAATCCGATGATTGGGAAGCAGACGAAGGGTAG